The following proteins are encoded in a genomic region of Rhinoraja longicauda isolate Sanriku21f chromosome 28, sRhiLon1.1, whole genome shotgun sequence:
- the LOC144607373 gene encoding uncharacterized protein LOC144607373: MAENQKADDVSDSGGGGGGSNTTPPLARPAPDKRAAVKRRRQRQQPQPQPQPVQRAKKAPVGPTVTERVLSVAASNKQRRGISLAALKKALSAMGYDVSRNNNRVNRTVRQLVQRGSLVRTSGTGASGSFRFNRTAAPKREKKAGPVRRKASAKPKKKARSFKPTAAPSKRSSPKRKGPKRQTKPRRTVARPFKRRPRAGVRPRTKAGARLQPRTARNYRRHGPGRGRNAARGRIQRPVGRPRKSGPRRR, translated from the coding sequence ATGGCTGAGAACCAGAAGGCGGACGATGTCAGTGATTCCGGCGGAGGTGGCGGGGGAAGCAACACCACCCCGCCTCTGGCGCGGCCGGCGCCGGATAAGCGAGCGGCGGTGAAGAGGCGGCGGCAACGACAACAAccgcagccccagccccagcctgtGCAGCGGGCTAAGAAGGCCCCGGTCGGCCCCACCGTTACCGAGCGCGTCCTGTCGGTGGCGGCGTCCAACAAGCAGCGGCGCGGCATCTCGCTGGCCGCCCTGAAGAAAGCGCTATCGGCAATGGGGTAcgacgtgagccgcaacaacaaccGCGTCAACCGGACGGTGCGGCAACTGGTGCAGAGGGGCTCGCTGGTGCGGACCAGCGGCACCGGTGCCTCCGGCTCCTTCAGGTTCAACCGGACAGCGGCGCCCAAGCGGGAAAAGAAAGCGGGACCCGTGCGCAGGAAGGCGTCGGCCAAGCCTAAGAAGAAAGCGAGGTCGTTCAAACCCACCGCCGCCCCTTCCAAGAGGTCGTCGCCCAAGAGGAAGGGCCCCAAGCGTCAAACCAAACCGCGCAGGACCGTCGCCCGACCTTTCAAGCGCCGCCCCAGAGCGGGCGTCCGTCCCCGCACCAAGGCCGGGGCCCGTCTCCAGCCCCGGACGGCGCGGAACTACCGCCGACATGGGCCGGGCAGAGGAAGAAACGCGGCCCGCGGACGGATCCAGCGGCCGGTGGGGCGCCCACGCAAATCCGGACCCAGACGTCGGTAG